The Eggerthella guodeyinii sequence GCAAGATAGGCACAGCGGAGCGAACCGATATGGAATGCATGGGCAGATCGATGTCGAACAAATTATGCTGGGCATGCTTCACCAGATCCACCTGGAACACACGCAAGGAGGCATACTGCCATCCCGTCCGCTTTCTTTTGCTATTCAGCTTCGGAACGCGATAAAGTCGCACATGGTGGATCGTATCCCCAATGGGCGCATAGCCATTCCGCACCGGAGCATAGACGGCATCCTTTACCATATCCAGCTCGGATTCGCTTGCCATAAAGTAAATGGGATCGTCTGCGGATAGCCAGCGGTCATGTAATCTGATACGTCGGGCGTCGTTCGCAGGCAACCCAGTATTCTCATCGTAATCCGGTTGCCTGGTCAAGGCGATCCACAACGCAGAAGTCTCCGCCTTGTCAATCGCCGCAGCGCTCAGCTCATCTCCCACTCTCCGCTTCGTCAGTTTCGATATCGTGTCTTTGTGAGCACGTCCAACCCCGACACGCAAACGCAGCGGGTTCGACACCACAATACGATCATCCTTCATATACTGGATCATCAGTTCTTTGAGACGTTGCATTTGCACATCACGCCAGAAGCAGTACAGTTTGCTTTGATTCTCGTCTGCGCCCCGATAGACGTGCCAATCTCCTTCTTCCCCTCTCTTGAACCTCCGCCCTATATCGCGCGAACTTCTTCGAATCGCATCGCGTTCGATCAGCGTTTTCGCCACTTCGGGCCTCATCATTGCGATTACGGCCGCATCGACGGCATGATGGCGCCTGTCAAGCCTCGTCTTTTCAGAGCTCGACCCAATCCAGGGAAGGCTCTTCTCCAAACCGCTCGCTTTTCGCGCCTCAGAGGTAATCCATCCCTTGAATACCCGGACACGCTGCATAGCGAAGGGATCGTTGCCTTCCGTGGCCAGCGACACCATCCCTTCATAGCCGAAGTGCCCGGCAATCTGGTTCCTTAATTCGAGCGCCATCCATGCCACCGACTCAATGGAGCGTGCATCGATCGGATCGTCTTCTTCTTTTTGCTTCAGCCGTGCTATGACATCGTTTTTGAAAGACCCGAATTGCTTTTCCGACGAGAAATAGCTGTCGCGATTCCAAAAGAATACCCGCTCCACAGCGGCTTCGCACATCTCGGGACTAGCCCATGAATAGAACAGCGTGTTGTTCTTGCTAGCGTTGCAATCAGCGCACACTGCAACGAGGTTAGGAAGCTCGTTCGAGCAACCGACGCCCTTGCGTGGAACGATATGATCCATCTGGGAATTTGAGAAGTCGATGCCCGTTCCACAATAGAGACAACAGCCGTTTTGCCGCTGAATCGCCTGCCAGCGCCTGATTTCCGCAAGCCGGATCGCCTCTTTGTCCACCGCGCCCGATCCCGGTTTTTCCCCAAGCGCCGCTACAATCTCCTCACGCACAGCGCCATTCGCCCGATAGCGCTTGTCCATGTTCGATTGCTCTTCGCGCTTCTGCTTCTCGGATTTGAAGCCCTCTCGAACATGCTCCACGAAAACGGTTTCCGGCTTGCCCCATTCTCGCTCGCACGCACGCAACCACCGCGAGGCTATCTTGATAGTCCT is a genomic window containing:
- the cas9 gene encoding type II CRISPR RNA-guided endonuclease Cas9 (Cas9, originally named Csn1, is the large, multifunctional signature protein of type II CRISPR/Cas systems. It is well known even to general audiences because its RNA-guided endonuclease activity has made it a popular tool for custom editing of eukaryotic genomes.), with protein sequence MKVREDADGKVLFEGIPAWDTEPLDEPRLTVAELLEPLLAPNRNNRFRKTPPAGFPAEQFVHVGKLHQSDNYYELSRIFEIQNVPEAQQKVFFEAVFRQANPKDTGAAASLIAKDDLQPSKIRASRASLAFQRYRILTTFANLRIKQKGEGRRPLSDEERHGLFDYLTSWEVSCRGSDLTWHDVADVLGVERCDLGGVGGQTADGSPISSKQPPYLNTEYAILSCDKIDKQLEPLREWWREAEPLSKEFLIEFLGNVGISGSSLSDEGQRAMASVEELLADLGEMGEETMASLDKIRLSSGRVAYSVDTLERLNRRMLDEGLDLFEARKAEFGVENDWQPKANPLGTPTGNPAVDRTIKIASRWLRACEREWGKPETVFVEHVREGFKSEKQKREEQSNMDKRYRANGAVREEIVAALGEKPGSGAVDKEAIRLAEIRRWQAIQRQNGCCLYCGTGIDFSNSQMDHIVPRKGVGCSNELPNLVAVCADCNASKNNTLFYSWASPEMCEAAVERVFFWNRDSYFSSEKQFGSFKNDVIARLKQKEEDDPIDARSIESVAWMALELRNQIAGHFGYEGMVSLATEGNDPFAMQRVRVFKGWITSEARKASGLEKSLPWIGSSSEKTRLDRRHHAVDAAVIAMMRPEVAKTLIERDAIRRSSRDIGRRFKRGEEGDWHVYRGADENQSKLYCFWRDVQMQRLKELMIQYMKDDRIVVSNPLRLRVGVGRAHKDTISKLTKRRVGDELSAAAIDKAETSALWIALTRQPDYDENTGLPANDARRIRLHDRWLSADDPIYFMASESELDMVKDAVYAPVRNGYAPIGDTIHHVRLYRVPKLNSKRKRTGWQYASLRVFQVDLVKHAQHNLFDIDLPMHSISVRSAVPILRSSLAGGTAEYLGWVVVGDELVVDVEAALFSPEGSQKMNKFMKAFPGVRRFSITGFNTNSKLTLAPRYFSSEGLPDIDWKGVDVDIEKTINRTYGSYGWNKSDVDAINFVIEKGCPLSIDKVLATHPTVMRRNALGVPRWGSDNNMPVSWKIPPHPIQ